The following are encoded together in the Pedobacter steynii genome:
- the rhuM gene encoding RhuM family protein translates to MTTKDQITIYQTKDGNTSIQVKLENDSIWLNQHQLAELFKTDRTSLAKHIRNIYKAGELDEISTCAKFAQVQTEGSRTIRREIIHYNLDLIISVGYRINSKLGTQFRIWANKILKEYLIKGYSLNEIRLREQNDQLKSLKNTVGLLSNILENRPLNSDEASGLLRVVTDYAYALDILDKYDHQQLAIEGTTALELFVINYNEAKQAIYDLKDKFGGSSLFGNEKDESFKSSISTIYQTFAGIDLYPSVEEKAANLLYFVVKNHSFSDGNKRIAAYLFVWFLDKNNILYRTDGSKRIADNALVALTLMIAESKSDEKEMMVKVVVNLINIKN, encoded by the coding sequence ATGACAACTAAAGATCAAATTACGATTTATCAAACTAAAGACGGAAATACTTCTATTCAAGTTAAACTGGAAAATGATAGTATTTGGCTAAACCAACATCAACTCGCTGAACTTTTCAAAACAGACAGAACTTCATTAGCTAAACACATCCGAAATATATATAAAGCTGGAGAATTAGACGAGATATCAACCTGTGCAAAATTTGCACAAGTTCAAACAGAAGGTTCAAGAACTATAAGAAGAGAGATAATTCACTACAATCTGGATCTTATCATTTCTGTTGGCTATAGAATAAATTCAAAACTAGGCACCCAATTCCGCATTTGGGCTAATAAAATTCTGAAGGAATATCTTATAAAAGGCTATTCTTTAAATGAGATAAGATTAAGAGAACAGAATGACCAGTTAAAATCCTTGAAGAACACCGTAGGATTATTAAGTAATATACTAGAAAACAGGCCGCTAAATTCTGACGAAGCCTCCGGATTATTGAGAGTCGTAACGGATTACGCATACGCACTTGATATTCTTGACAAATATGACCATCAGCAGTTAGCTATTGAAGGAACAACAGCTCTAGAGCTATTTGTCATAAACTACAACGAAGCAAAACAAGCTATATATGATCTCAAAGATAAGTTCGGGGGCAGTTCATTATTTGGAAATGAAAAAGATGAATCTTTTAAAAGCTCAATTTCCACAATATATCAAACATTTGCTGGTATAGACTTGTACCCGAGTGTTGAAGAAAAAGCTGCTAATCTTTTGTACTTTGTAGTTAAAAACCACTCCTTTTCAGATGGAAATAAACGAATAGCTGCCTATCTTTTTGTGTGGTTCTTAGACAAAAACAATATTCTTTATAGAACGGATGGTTCTAAACGAATCGCTGACAATGCATTAGTGGCATTAACACTAATGATCGCAGAAAGTAAGTCGGATGAAAAAGAGATGATGGTAAAGGTGGTTGTTAACTTAATTAACATTAAAAATTAA
- a CDS encoding acyltransferase family protein: MVSEYQQVSTQVIKYNPQLDGLRFFAVLAVVTYHWMPYISELKISYFFGGFINFFFVLSSYLITKILFFAKEKSVSKGISKYKVMSVFLLRRVIRIFPAYYFFLLVVALMPVIGIEVRKNADMYFSYLINYQMFHDQIWSPVTSHIWTLAVEEQFYFIWPFVILFVPHRYLLRTFLLMLICSVVLRLFTYQPFETIPQVILTHYCLDPFAIGGLLAYKYTLPVEKRGAISKGFNIALYVAIPLALMIVLLQSFYFSFVVGALVFSIISMKLIEGAILGYKASFGRFLEHRIVLFIGKISYGIYLYHLLVPIVFWKLFDKFYDSLEHHFPSFFKNNEKGIEIFFKIIVSPGSCFIIYAICTLLVAILSWNLIEKPFYRLKTAISSL; this comes from the coding sequence ATGGTTAGTGAATATCAGCAGGTTTCAACTCAGGTCATTAAATACAATCCTCAGCTGGACGGGCTTCGTTTTTTTGCAGTTTTAGCTGTAGTCACTTATCATTGGATGCCCTATATTTCAGAATTAAAGATCAGCTATTTCTTTGGTGGGTTTATCAATTTTTTCTTTGTACTGAGCAGCTATCTGATTACTAAAATATTATTCTTTGCCAAAGAGAAGAGTGTAAGTAAGGGGATTTCGAAATACAAAGTCATGAGTGTATTTCTTTTACGGCGTGTGATCCGTATATTTCCTGCTTATTACTTTTTTCTTTTGGTTGTTGCCCTTATGCCGGTTATCGGTATTGAGGTTAGAAAGAATGCGGATATGTACTTTTCCTATCTGATCAATTACCAAATGTTTCATGATCAGATCTGGTCACCTGTAACGTCACATATATGGACACTCGCTGTGGAAGAACAGTTTTATTTCATTTGGCCATTTGTCATTCTATTTGTTCCGCACAGGTATTTGCTCAGAACATTTTTACTTATGCTGATCTGCAGTGTTGTGCTCAGGTTGTTTACTTATCAGCCTTTTGAAACAATCCCTCAGGTAATACTTACCCATTATTGTTTAGATCCTTTTGCTATCGGAGGACTGCTTGCTTATAAATATACCCTACCAGTTGAAAAAAGGGGGGCAATCAGCAAGGGTTTTAATATCGCGCTTTATGTAGCGATCCCTTTGGCATTGATGATCGTTCTTCTGCAATCCTTTTATTTTTCGTTTGTGGTAGGGGCGCTGGTGTTTTCAATTATCTCTATGAAATTAATTGAAGGGGCAATCCTGGGCTACAAAGCTTCCTTCGGGAGATTTCTTGAACACAGGATCGTACTCTTTATCGGGAAGATCAGCTATGGAATTTACCTGTATCACCTTCTTGTTCCTATCGTATTCTGGAAGTTATTTGATAAATTTTATGACAGCCTGGAGCATCATTTTCCTTCCTTTTTCAAGAACAACGAAAAAGGAATTGAGATCTTTTTCAAGATTATTGTTTCGCCGGGAAGCTGTTTCATTATTTATGCGATATGTACATTGCTTGTCGCTATATTATCATGGAATTTGATAGAAAAGCCATTTTACAGGTTAAAAACAGCTATTTCATCTCTATGA
- a CDS encoding ankyrin repeat domain-containing protein produces the protein MPDTTALLQAFRENNFEQAKLLLENDKNLASGLEEFHRDQIFTKVINEKVFDLIPVLIDQKIIETDIYEYDSFKKSIFKNIVMYLKDDEISVRFLDDLLAKLDNIKDEVADQTLLSYAMEEGADLWIIKKLIAAGLDVHYKNNSDLSLLHEAVRNNRIKGEKSLAYVDLLIEEGLDVNALNVVNETPLFYAIDYNKPDLIDLLLQNGADPNHRDNSGESAFFQAVVHKGDFKLYQKLQEYASPEFDEPNKDGVTLLFDFIRRIHRIDQDTIAFLKKLIGDGADVQQPAIWYGNGKTPLEEAVEKKFEVLLAIIDLDIIDINATDEDGNTLLHKVCAFNVNYDKEVAKDTYRKAKLLIEKGADVNLINSKEQTALMLASDDNLKSKTVELLLTHQNA, from the coding sequence ATGCCAGATACTACCGCTTTATTACAAGCATTTAGAGAAAATAATTTCGAACAAGCCAAACTCCTTTTAGAAAACGATAAGAACCTGGCTTCCGGGCTGGAGGAATTTCATCGCGATCAGATCTTTACGAAGGTGATTAATGAGAAGGTTTTTGATCTCATCCCGGTATTGATTGATCAAAAGATAATCGAAACAGATATCTATGAATATGATTCTTTTAAAAAATCTATATTCAAAAACATTGTCATGTATCTTAAAGACGATGAAATATCTGTCAGATTTCTGGATGATCTTCTTGCAAAACTGGACAATATAAAAGATGAAGTAGCAGATCAGACTTTATTGAGTTATGCAATGGAGGAGGGCGCTGATTTATGGATCATCAAAAAATTGATAGCTGCAGGCCTGGATGTACATTATAAAAACAATTCCGACCTGAGCCTGCTGCACGAGGCAGTCAGGAACAACCGCATTAAAGGAGAAAAATCCCTTGCCTATGTTGACCTCCTTATTGAAGAAGGCCTTGACGTAAATGCGTTGAATGTGGTCAACGAAACTCCTTTATTCTATGCCATCGATTATAATAAACCTGATTTAATTGACCTGCTGCTTCAAAACGGTGCAGATCCAAACCACAGAGACAATTCCGGGGAATCTGCTTTTTTTCAGGCAGTTGTACACAAAGGAGACTTCAAGCTCTATCAGAAACTGCAAGAATACGCCAGTCCTGAATTTGATGAGCCGAATAAAGACGGGGTCACACTGTTATTTGATTTTATCAGACGGATACATCGCATTGATCAGGACACCATTGCATTTTTGAAGAAACTAATCGGAGATGGTGCAGATGTACAACAACCGGCAATCTGGTATGGCAATGGAAAAACACCATTGGAGGAAGCCGTAGAAAAGAAGTTTGAAGTACTCCTTGCCATTATTGACCTGGATATCATCGACATCAATGCCACAGACGAAGATGGAAATACACTGCTGCACAAAGTATGTGCATTCAATGTCAACTATGATAAGGAAGTTGCAAAAGATACCTATAGAAAAGCAAAACTACTGATCGAAAAAGGTGCAGACGTTAACCTCATAAACAGTAAAGAGCAAACAGCATTGATGCTTGCTTCTGATGATAACTTAAAATCAAAAACAGTAGAGTTGTTACTTACCCATCAAAACGCCTAA
- a CDS encoding ankyrin repeat domain-containing protein encodes MSFIIACEAGKRKIAEILLKNNEVEVSYTDEKGRTALHYAAHQGYLDIVKSLIEAGAELDYEDHNGETPLFFACLQKQKQTALYLLENGAKADINDHQGNSLLHLTAKTAQIEVLNELLQKGLEVDLQNNQAETPLLVAACFRNKEIVQKLIDAGADTNTTDKVGNSPLLFAVGAKTNAIIELLLDNSADINHANHAGETALLLACYQNNNMLIKILVQRGADLKVSSKNGLSPIWYACSHNQKEIVSLFLENGIDVNYSKPLSGDDESMNSYLDWIENATNISLDSSFSLDSSYNYGGETLLHVAVKKGHLSLAKLLIENGASINIADESGNTPLHYAAADGKKDIVKYLLENQADPSVVNVKEQKAIDYSNIKGFNEITELLLKFSPKDTVSANVPAEKPVASNEKAPENQMALKKQALLDLKELMDAGILSQEEFDLEKQKVLKG; translated from the coding sequence ATGTCATTTATAATTGCCTGCGAAGCCGGCAAGAGAAAAATTGCAGAAATACTGCTTAAAAACAACGAAGTAGAGGTCAGCTATACCGACGAGAAAGGACGAACGGCTTTACATTACGCTGCTCATCAGGGCTATCTCGACATTGTAAAATCATTGATCGAAGCCGGAGCTGAGTTAGACTATGAAGACCACAACGGGGAGACTCCTCTTTTCTTTGCCTGCCTGCAGAAGCAAAAGCAAACGGCTTTATATCTATTGGAAAACGGGGCAAAGGCCGATATCAACGACCATCAGGGAAATAGTCTCCTGCATCTGACAGCAAAGACCGCTCAGATTGAAGTATTAAACGAACTCTTGCAGAAAGGCCTTGAAGTTGATTTACAAAACAACCAGGCAGAGACCCCATTATTGGTGGCTGCCTGCTTCAGAAATAAAGAAATTGTACAGAAGCTGATTGATGCTGGTGCCGACACCAATACCACAGATAAGGTTGGTAACAGTCCGCTTCTCTTTGCGGTTGGCGCGAAAACAAATGCAATTATTGAATTGCTGTTAGACAATTCTGCAGACATCAATCATGCTAATCATGCTGGGGAAACTGCGCTTTTACTGGCCTGTTATCAAAATAACAATATGCTGATCAAGATCCTGGTTCAACGTGGAGCAGACCTGAAAGTATCTTCTAAAAACGGATTGTCACCGATATGGTATGCCTGCAGCCATAATCAAAAAGAAATTGTCAGTTTGTTTTTGGAAAATGGGATAGATGTGAATTACAGCAAACCGTTATCCGGTGATGATGAGTCTATGAATTCGTATCTCGACTGGATCGAAAACGCTACCAATATCTCCTTAGACAGCAGTTTCAGTTTAGATAGCAGCTACAATTATGGTGGAGAAACTTTACTTCATGTAGCAGTAAAGAAAGGTCATCTTAGCCTGGCTAAGCTGTTGATAGAAAATGGAGCGTCAATTAACATTGCTGATGAAAGTGGAAATACCCCGCTACATTACGCTGCTGCCGATGGTAAAAAAGACATCGTCAAATACTTACTGGAAAACCAGGCAGATCCATCTGTAGTGAACGTAAAAGAACAGAAAGCAATCGATTATTCCAATATTAAAGGATTTAATGAAATTACAGAACTACTGCTGAAATTTAGCCCTAAGGACACCGTATCGGCTAATGTTCCTGCAGAAAAGCCTGTTGCATCAAATGAAAAAGCTCCGGAGAACCAAATGGCCTTAAAAAAACAGGCACTCCTGGACCTTAAAGAATTAATGGATGCCGGAATTTTAAGTCAGGAAGAGTTCGATCTGGAAAAACAAAAAGTCCTGAAGGGGTAA
- a CDS encoding gluconate 2-dehydrogenase subunit 3 family protein produces MNRRDSLKVLGLTAVSTAVLLDACKPGEDKKALENPEGAASEAGREEWEVERDKKLKAEKFFTAHEMATITLLADIIIPKDGKSGSASDAKVPDFIEFIVKDMPEHQTPMRGGLRWLDLQCLNRFEKSFKDASYEQKIEMIDQIAYPKKAKPGMEQGVAFFNLMRNLTASGFFTSEIGVKDIGYVGNVPNKWEGVPADVLKQYGMEGV; encoded by the coding sequence ATGAACAGACGTGATTCACTGAAAGTCTTAGGACTAACCGCTGTTAGTACTGCAGTATTATTGGATGCCTGTAAACCAGGTGAAGATAAGAAAGCATTGGAAAATCCGGAAGGAGCAGCATCAGAAGCCGGAAGAGAAGAGTGGGAAGTAGAAAGAGATAAAAAACTGAAAGCCGAAAAATTCTTCACTGCTCATGAAATGGCAACGATTACACTGCTTGCAGATATCATCATTCCTAAAGATGGGAAGTCAGGAAGTGCATCTGATGCAAAAGTGCCTGATTTTATTGAGTTTATCGTGAAAGATATGCCTGAGCATCAAACTCCTATGAGGGGAGGATTAAGATGGCTGGATCTGCAATGCCTGAACCGCTTTGAGAAATCTTTTAAAGATGCTTCTTACGAACAGAAAATAGAAATGATCGATCAGATTGCCTATCCGAAGAAAGCAAAGCCGGGCATGGAGCAGGGGGTAGCTTTCTTTAACCTGATGAGAAACCTGACCGCATCCGGCTTTTTTACCAGCGAGATTGGTGTGAAAGACATTGGTTATGTAGGGAATGTTCCAAATAAATGGGAAGGAGTACCTGCTGATGTACTGAAACAATACGGAATGGAAGGGGTTTAA
- a CDS encoding GMC family oxidoreductase: protein MSEFQIKKSSAVYDVVIVGSGAGGGMAGYVLANAGQKVLMLEAGAYFDPRIDAQQLKWPWESPRRGASTTRPFGDFDASYGGWELDGEPYTQKSGTEFAWFRSRMLGGRTNHWGRISLRMGPLDFKCKDGLTDDWPITYDELKPFYDKVDRLIGVYGSVEGIENEPDGIFLPPPKPRLTELFIKKAGQKTGVKVIPGRGSVLTEALPGNKDRAPCFYCGQCGRSCKVYGDFSSSSCLVIPAVKTGNLTVITNAMVREVLTDKNGLATGVSYINKKDGQEYQVNAKTVILGASACESARILLNSKSAAHPGGLANGSGIVGKYLHDSTGASLGGFLPQLMDRKRYNEDGVGSVHIYSPWWLDNKKLDFPRGYHIEYWGGMGMPAYGFGGGTAKLNGMVPGRDGKMKEAGGYGASLKDDYRRFYGTSVGMAGRGTAIARESNYCEIDPKVVDKYGIPVLRFNYKWADEEIKQAKHMQETFQSMMHAMGAIITSDIPGPETNYGLEAPGKIIHEVGTIRMGDDPRKSALNKWCQAHECKNLFVVDAAPFVQQGDKNATWTILALSMRTAEYILEQKKKQNI, encoded by the coding sequence ATGAGTGAATTTCAAATCAAGAAATCGTCTGCCGTCTACGATGTTGTTATCGTAGGATCAGGAGCGGGCGGAGGTATGGCCGGATATGTATTGGCCAATGCCGGGCAAAAAGTGCTGATGCTGGAAGCTGGTGCTTATTTTGACCCACGTATCGACGCACAACAGCTAAAATGGCCATGGGAATCTCCCCGACGCGGTGCATCAACCACAAGACCCTTTGGAGATTTTGATGCCTCGTATGGAGGTTGGGAATTAGATGGAGAACCTTATACCCAAAAATCCGGAACCGAGTTTGCCTGGTTCAGGTCAAGAATGCTTGGAGGAAGAACCAATCACTGGGGTAGAATTTCGCTTAGAATGGGTCCTCTGGATTTCAAATGTAAGGATGGACTAACCGACGACTGGCCTATTACGTATGATGAGCTAAAACCTTTTTATGATAAGGTAGACCGCCTTATTGGTGTTTATGGAAGTGTCGAAGGGATCGAAAATGAACCCGATGGTATTTTCCTTCCTCCTCCAAAACCAAGACTTACGGAGTTGTTTATTAAAAAGGCCGGACAAAAGACCGGAGTAAAAGTTATCCCTGGAAGAGGCTCTGTTTTAACAGAAGCATTACCTGGAAATAAAGACCGTGCTCCCTGCTTTTATTGCGGGCAATGTGGCCGTAGCTGTAAAGTTTACGGAGACTTTTCTTCTTCTTCCTGCCTGGTTATCCCGGCTGTGAAAACAGGAAACCTAACGGTAATTACCAATGCAATGGTAAGAGAGGTGCTGACGGACAAAAATGGATTGGCTACCGGTGTATCTTACATCAATAAAAAAGACGGACAAGAGTACCAGGTGAATGCTAAAACAGTCATCCTTGGTGCGAGTGCATGTGAATCTGCACGGATCCTGTTGAATTCCAAATCAGCTGCACATCCCGGCGGACTGGCCAATGGCAGCGGTATTGTAGGTAAATATTTACATGATTCTACAGGTGCAAGTCTGGGTGGATTCCTGCCACAGTTAATGGACCGTAAACGCTATAATGAAGATGGAGTGGGCAGTGTTCATATCTATTCCCCATGGTGGCTGGATAATAAAAAGCTTGATTTCCCAAGAGGATATCATATCGAGTATTGGGGTGGTATGGGAATGCCAGCCTATGGATTTGGTGGCGGTACTGCCAAACTAAACGGTATGGTTCCTGGCAGAGACGGCAAAATGAAGGAAGCCGGAGGTTATGGTGCTTCTTTAAAGGACGATTACAGACGTTTCTATGGAACATCCGTAGGAATGGCCGGTAGGGGAACTGCTATTGCAAGAGAAAGCAATTATTGCGAAATTGATCCTAAAGTGGTTGATAAATACGGTATTCCGGTATTGAGATTCAACTATAAATGGGCTGACGAAGAAATCAAACAGGCAAAACACATGCAGGAAACATTTCAATCGATGATGCATGCAATGGGCGCCATTATTACCTCTGATATTCCGGGACCTGAGACCAATTATGGTCTGGAGGCACCAGGGAAAATCATCCATGAGGTAGGTACCATCAGGATGGGAGATGACCCGAGAAAATCAGCGCTGAATAAATGGTGTCAGGCACATGAGTGTAAAAACCTGTTTGTAGTAGATGCTGCACCTTTTGTACAACAAGGAGATAAAAATGCAACCTGGACAATTCTTGCCCTTTCTATGAGAACTGCGGAGTACATCCTGGAGCAAAAGAAAAAACAAAATATTTAA
- a CDS encoding low affinity iron permease family protein, with product MKKNADNFFEQISTKITTWTGSPVAFGVAFFIVLAWIISGPIFNYSDTWQLVINTGTTIITFLMVFLIQKSQNKDSKAIQLKLNELIAASRHASNRMVDIEDLTESELDVLHKYYQKISDISEAEDDIHKSHSIDAAEDLQKEKSTQKPLVKRKVSAKVTPKSKPIPDQVKKSSS from the coding sequence ATGAAAAAGAATGCCGATAATTTTTTTGAACAGATATCTACTAAAATCACTACCTGGACAGGAAGTCCTGTGGCTTTTGGGGTTGCTTTTTTTATTGTACTGGCCTGGATTATTTCAGGGCCTATATTTAATTATTCTGATACCTGGCAGCTGGTGATCAATACGGGGACTACCATTATTACTTTTCTGATGGTCTTTCTGATTCAGAAAAGTCAGAATAAGGATTCTAAAGCGATTCAACTCAAATTAAATGAGCTGATTGCTGCAAGCAGACATGCCAGTAACCGGATGGTTGATATTGAAGACCTGACAGAATCGGAGCTTGATGTACTTCATAAGTATTATCAAAAGATATCTGATATCTCTGAAGCAGAAGATGATATTCATAAATCTCATTCTATAGATGCTGCAGAAGATCTCCAGAAAGAAAAGTCGACACAGAAACCATTGGTAAAAAGAAAAGTCTCTGCCAAGGTAACTCCTAAATCTAAACCTATTCCAGACCAGGTTAAAAAGTCGTCTTCCTGA
- a CDS encoding DUF4142 domain-containing protein has protein sequence MKTKHLTVIFSLVVLAFAACRNTDKINAGATDSSIEQSMTDTTAINRGADPAAFIKEAAIAGIMEIELGKVAMEKATNAKIKKFGEKMVKDHSNIAADLKTLADSKKITLPATLPSADQQHIEEMKKLSGKAFDKHYMEMMEKDHVKALDLFKSAAVSGDVKIRNFASKTLRVVERHFKLAGEINAGTTY, from the coding sequence ATGAAAACTAAACATTTAACCGTAATTTTCTCATTGGTTGTATTGGCATTTGCTGCCTGTCGGAATACCGATAAAATTAATGCAGGTGCTACAGATTCCAGTATTGAACAAAGCATGACCGATACCACCGCGATAAACCGGGGTGCTGATCCGGCCGCATTCATAAAAGAAGCTGCAATTGCAGGAATAATGGAAATTGAACTGGGAAAGGTTGCTATGGAAAAAGCAACCAATGCAAAGATTAAAAAGTTCGGCGAAAAAATGGTCAAAGACCACAGCAATATTGCCGCCGACCTAAAAACATTGGCCGATAGCAAAAAAATAACCCTTCCCGCCACCCTCCCATCAGCAGATCAGCAGCATATTGAAGAAATGAAAAAACTAAGCGGCAAGGCATTCGACAAGCATTATATGGAAATGATGGAAAAAGACCACGTAAAAGCACTGGATCTGTTTAAGTCTGCTGCCGTATCGGGAGATGTAAAAATCAGAAATTTTGCCAGCAAAACTTTACGTGTCGTAGAACGTCATTTTAAACTGGCTGGGGAAATTAATGCAGGTACTACTTATTAG
- a CDS encoding L,D-transpeptidase family protein gives MLKFADGYRPLKLAIALGLTICLMWSSCKVKKPVVPVKVPEHAVTPKVKELIRLSPVEVPEPILPEKVANPTLKKVLLSKKVWDDPSDCLIRYYESENYKTILTDRYLASGDLDVLLKYLDQSPRHGLNPEAFYLSRIRDLFHKMVEMKPEKMKSDLRAKAELEGLLSAALIKYSLTMRYGMVNPDSVYVNYFISGPSPDSAAMMEPFSKPSLGNYLDSIQPASASYLAMQKALETGMSTKQISAEEAELIIKVNLERLRWKNKPLATKYVWVNIPDFNLQVIEKGKSVLQMKVCVGEGRNKSYQQQLSKDPDTGLVKDQLQQKESPQLNSIIHSVQVNPIWHIPASIARAEISKYQAEDPDYLENNEIDVYRDGKRISSSQEIDWKQVDHYSFKQRPGDQNSLGKIKFLFNNHSSVYLHDTPVKSAFKKANRAISHGCIRVEKPLELALALFGKGKNYDQIRLAMQNSYPRAKNIALPQKIPVYLSYYTAWADHKGVLQLRRDVYGLDMVLYSYMKKYQMISMSDKTNANK, from the coding sequence ATGTTGAAGTTTGCTGATGGTTATCGGCCTTTGAAACTGGCAATTGCTTTAGGACTAACCATATGTTTAATGTGGTCGTCCTGCAAGGTAAAAAAGCCAGTTGTTCCTGTAAAGGTACCTGAGCATGCTGTGACCCCGAAGGTAAAAGAGTTGATCAGGCTTTCTCCTGTAGAGGTGCCGGAGCCAATCCTACCTGAAAAAGTAGCAAATCCGACCTTAAAAAAAGTGCTCTTGTCTAAAAAGGTATGGGATGATCCTTCAGATTGCCTGATCCGTTATTATGAGAGTGAAAATTATAAAACGATTCTGACCGACCGGTACCTGGCTTCCGGTGACCTTGACGTTTTGTTGAAATATCTGGATCAGAGTCCACGGCACGGCCTGAATCCGGAAGCTTTTTACCTTTCCAGAATCCGGGACCTGTTCCATAAAATGGTAGAGATGAAGCCGGAAAAAATGAAATCCGATCTAAGGGCGAAAGCAGAACTGGAAGGGCTCCTTTCAGCAGCTCTGATCAAATATAGTCTGACGATGCGTTATGGAATGGTGAATCCGGATAGTGTCTATGTAAACTATTTTATCTCCGGCCCGAGTCCGGACAGTGCCGCGATGATGGAACCATTCTCCAAACCTTCCCTAGGGAATTACCTGGACAGCATTCAGCCCGCTTCCGCCTCTTATCTGGCGATGCAAAAAGCATTGGAAACCGGTATGAGCACCAAACAAATTAGTGCAGAAGAAGCGGAATTGATTATTAAAGTTAACCTGGAAAGATTAAGATGGAAAAATAAGCCACTGGCTACAAAATATGTATGGGTAAATATTCCTGATTTTAACCTGCAGGTGATAGAAAAAGGAAAATCTGTTTTACAGATGAAAGTATGTGTAGGGGAAGGGAGAAATAAAAGCTATCAGCAGCAGCTGAGTAAAGATCCCGATACGGGGTTAGTTAAAGACCAGTTACAGCAAAAGGAAAGTCCTCAGCTCAACAGCATCATTCATAGTGTACAGGTAAACCCGATATGGCATATTCCGGCAAGCATTGCCCGGGCTGAAATTTCAAAATATCAGGCTGAGGATCCTGATTACCTGGAGAACAATGAGATCGATGTCTATAGAGATGGCAAACGTATTAGTTCCAGTCAGGAGATAGATTGGAAGCAGGTGGATCATTATTCCTTTAAACAACGTCCTGGTGATCAGAATTCTCTTGGAAAAATTAAGTTTCTTTTCAACAACCACAGTAGTGTATACCTCCACGATACTCCGGTAAAAAGTGCCTTTAAAAAAGCTAACCGGGCAATTAGCCATGGTTGTATCCGTGTAGAAAAACCTCTGGAACTTGCTCTTGCATTGTTTGGCAAAGGAAAAAATTATGATCAGATCAGGCTGGCAATGCAAAATTCCTATCCAAGGGCAAAGAACATTGCTTTACCCCAAAAAATCCCCGTTTACCTCAGTTATTATACAGCATGGGCAGACCATAAGGGTGTTTTGCAGTTGAGAAGAGACGTGTACGGGCTCGATATGGTCTTATATAGTTATATGAAAAAGTATCAGATGATCAGCATGTCTGATAAGACCAATGCTAATAAGTAG